In Agromyces archimandritae, one genomic interval encodes:
- a CDS encoding ABC transporter permease: MTTALAPRPAAPRAGIGPVTAEAVFVKRSVLHSIRDGESLLMAIMLPTMLMLLFTFVFGGAIDPSGGYVDYVVPGIILLCAGFGASNTSIYVSRDMTTGIIDRFRTMPIRAGAVLTGHVIASLARNLLATGIVIGVALLLGFRPSATPLEWLGAIGVIALYILTITYLFAAIGLAASSPDAASGYGFILLFLPYLSSAFTPVETMPGWLQWIAENQPITPIIETIRGLLMGTEIGDSAWWALGWCLAILAFAVVWGAWLFRRKAGRR; encoded by the coding sequence ATGACCACCGCACTCGCACCCCGCCCCGCCGCCCCGCGCGCCGGCATCGGCCCCGTCACCGCCGAGGCGGTCTTCGTGAAACGGAGCGTCCTGCACTCCATCCGCGACGGCGAATCGCTGCTCATGGCGATCATGCTGCCGACGATGCTCATGCTGCTGTTCACCTTCGTGTTCGGCGGCGCGATCGACCCGAGCGGCGGATACGTCGACTACGTCGTGCCCGGCATCATCCTGCTCTGCGCGGGCTTCGGCGCCTCGAACACGTCGATCTACGTCTCCCGCGACATGACGACGGGCATCATCGACCGCTTCCGCACCATGCCGATCCGCGCCGGCGCCGTCCTCACCGGCCACGTCATCGCGAGCCTGGCCCGAAACCTCCTGGCCACCGGCATCGTCATCGGCGTCGCCCTGCTGCTCGGTTTCCGGCCGAGCGCGACGCCGCTCGAATGGCTCGGCGCGATCGGGGTCATCGCCCTCTACATCCTCACCATCACCTACCTGTTCGCGGCGATCGGCCTGGCGGCCTCCAGCCCGGACGCGGCGAGCGGATACGGCTTCATCCTGCTCTTCCTGCCGTATCTGTCGAGCGCCTTCACGCCCGTGGAGACGATGCCCGGCTGGCTGCAGTGGATCGCCGAGAACCAGCCGATCACCCCCATCATCGAGACGATCCGGGGCCTGCTCATGGGCACGGAGATCGGCGACAGCGCGTGGTGGGCGCTCGGCTGGTGCCTCGCGATCCTCGCGTTCGCGGTCGTCTGGGGTGCCTGGTTGTTCCGGCGCAAGGCGGGCCGCCGCTGA
- a CDS encoding ATP-binding cassette domain-containing protein, with protein sequence MTLAIETRGLEKRFGRTAVLAGLDLDVPAGSIFALLGPNGAGKTTTINILTGLVRPDAGRASVAGFDVVRQAGEVKRRISLTGQSAAVDGMLTGTENLVMLGRLSGLGRREARRRAAELLARFDLAEHADRRVSGYSGGMRRRLDLALGLIVTPPVVFLDEPTTGLDTRSRQELWSVIEGLAAAGTTVFLTTQYLEEADRLADRIAVLHHGRVAALGTADELKARIGGDVVELRDADGALLAEVPSDGTVHGLRAAVDELDRSAAAALPGAVVSIRRPSLDDVFLAITGQPADAGDAAASTPEPATAKG encoded by the coding sequence ATGACGCTCGCCATCGAAACCCGCGGACTCGAGAAGCGCTTCGGCCGCACCGCGGTGCTCGCCGGGCTCGACCTCGACGTCCCGGCCGGCAGCATCTTCGCCCTCCTCGGCCCGAACGGCGCCGGCAAGACCACGACCATCAACATCCTCACCGGGCTCGTCCGGCCCGACGCCGGTCGCGCATCCGTCGCCGGCTTCGACGTCGTCCGCCAGGCCGGCGAGGTGAAACGCCGCATCAGCCTCACCGGCCAGTCGGCCGCCGTCGACGGCATGCTCACCGGCACCGAGAACCTCGTCATGCTCGGCCGGCTCTCGGGGCTCGGCCGCCGCGAGGCCCGCCGGCGCGCCGCGGAACTGCTCGCGCGCTTCGACCTCGCCGAGCACGCCGACCGCCGGGTCTCCGGCTACTCCGGCGGCATGCGGCGCCGGCTCGACCTCGCGCTCGGGCTCATCGTGACCCCGCCGGTCGTCTTCCTCGACGAGCCCACCACGGGCCTCGACACCCGCAGCAGGCAGGAACTCTGGTCGGTCATCGAGGGGCTCGCCGCCGCCGGCACCACGGTCTTCCTCACGACCCAGTACCTCGAAGAGGCCGACCGCCTCGCCGACCGCATCGCCGTCCTGCACCACGGACGCGTCGCCGCCCTCGGCACCGCCGATGAACTGAAGGCCCGCATCGGCGGCGACGTCGTCGAGCTCCGGGATGCCGACGGCGCGCTCCTGGCCGAAGTGCCGAGCGACGGCACCGTCCACGGCCTGCGCGCCGCCGTCGACGAACTCGACCGGAGCGCCGCGGCGGCCCTGCCCGGCGCGGTCGTCTCCATCCGCCGCCCGAGCCTCGACGACGTCTTCCTCGCCATCACGGGGCAGCCGGCGGATGCGGGCGACGCAGCGGCATCCACCCCCGAACCCGCCACCGCGAAAGGCTGA